The Nonlabens spongiae genome contains a region encoding:
- a CDS encoding sensor histidine kinase, with the protein MTDIAIGIIITFLFVCMAILFCAILIKVYVSKIKKYNQLLFEKQLEQQKAVNQAALEAQEETLNNIALDLHDDAGQRLTVLNLQVEQLKQKNPEMTAALQPIKETVRDISHNLRNLSHSLTTNSLKKLSLVQAINEELQRVKRLEHISFKSEMEQPAAFNFSTEEKVIIYRIFQELLNNMLKHSRATEFVVRLKSPDLPIFTFIDNGVGFDIDSKVDSNGLENVRSRASLINYELKIDSKKQQGTTTILRKQE; encoded by the coding sequence ATGACTGACATCGCCATAGGAATCATCATCACATTCCTCTTCGTCTGCATGGCGATCCTTTTCTGCGCCATCCTAATAAAAGTTTACGTCTCTAAAATCAAAAAATACAACCAGCTGCTATTTGAAAAACAATTGGAACAGCAAAAAGCGGTCAACCAGGCGGCTCTGGAGGCACAAGAAGAAACCTTGAACAATATCGCTCTTGATCTTCACGACGATGCGGGACAACGACTTACCGTGCTCAACCTGCAAGTGGAGCAGCTCAAGCAAAAAAATCCTGAAATGACAGCTGCACTACAACCCATAAAGGAGACCGTACGCGATATATCACATAATTTAAGGAACCTAAGTCATTCCCTTACGACCAACTCATTAAAAAAACTATCTCTAGTGCAAGCCATCAATGAAGAATTGCAACGTGTGAAAAGACTGGAGCATATTAGTTTCAAGAGCGAGATGGAGCAACCGGCAGCCTTCAATTTCTCCACCGAGGAAAAGGTAATCATTTATCGCATTTTCCAAGAACTTCTCAACAATATGTTGAAGCATTCCCGAGCAACAGAATTTGTCGTAAGATTGAAAAGTCCTGATCTTCCTATCTTTACTTTTATCGATAATGGAGTAGGCTTTGACATAGATTCAAAAGTTGATTCAAATGGTCTTGAAAATGTGAGGTCGCGGGCATCGTTGATCAATTATGAACTCAAGATAGATTCAAAAAAGCAACAAGGTACCACGACCATTTTGAGAAAACAGGAATAA
- a CDS encoding biotin--[acetyl-CoA-carboxylase] ligase — protein sequence MKNVVKLHATTSTSDVLRSRFRESVLPNGFTVYTTHQTKGRGQRGAIWQSEPGKNLMFSTLRDNLDDLNAFQINQKTCVILTECIAAVSGLDVKIKWPNDILSAKKKIGGVLVENIFKKGRLSHSIIGIGLNINQKEFDELPHASSISELTGQNFEIDPFLNSFINCFFKDHREPEQIDELYTSQLLGVNRELVFSKNGMQFTAMVIGTDPSGKLVLQVGGKLSSYDLKELEWDYTSF from the coding sequence TTGAAAAATGTCGTCAAATTACATGCCACTACCTCTACGAGTGATGTTTTGAGATCTCGCTTTCGCGAAAGCGTATTACCTAATGGCTTTACGGTCTACACAACTCACCAGACAAAAGGGAGAGGTCAAAGAGGTGCTATATGGCAGTCTGAACCAGGAAAGAACCTTATGTTCAGTACGTTGCGAGATAATCTGGACGACCTGAATGCCTTTCAGATCAATCAAAAAACCTGCGTGATACTAACCGAATGCATAGCTGCTGTTTCAGGACTCGATGTTAAGATCAAATGGCCTAACGACATTCTGTCAGCAAAGAAAAAAATCGGTGGTGTTCTTGTGGAAAATATCTTCAAAAAAGGCAGACTGTCACATTCCATTATAGGAATAGGTCTCAACATCAACCAGAAGGAATTTGATGAGCTACCTCATGCAAGCTCAATTAGTGAACTAACTGGTCAAAACTTTGAAATCGACCCGTTTTTAAACTCGTTTATTAACTGTTTCTTTAAAGACCACCGTGAGCCAGAGCAAATCGATGAATTGTACACTTCTCAACTGTTAGGCGTTAATAGAGAACTGGTTTTTTCCAAAAACGGTATGCAATTCACGGCAATGGTAATAGGGACTGATCCAAGTGGTAAGCTTGTACTCCAAGTGGGAGGCAAACTGTCTAGTTATGATCTCAAGGAACTTGAGTGGGATTATACTAGTTTCTAG
- the rsfS gene encoding ribosome silencing factor, with protein MTKEKVSADVLIALIIEGIEEVKGNDITILDLRDIENTVTSYFIICNGTSNTQVNAIVNSVQRTVSKKIQENPWHTEGSDQAEWVLIDYVNVVVHVFQKHIREYYDLESLWGDAKTTTIESSY; from the coding sequence ATGACTAAAGAAAAGGTTTCCGCAGACGTTCTCATAGCTCTTATCATAGAAGGTATCGAAGAAGTCAAGGGAAATGATATAACCATTCTAGACCTAAGAGATATCGAAAATACCGTGACTAGCTATTTTATCATTTGCAACGGTACCTCAAATACACAGGTCAATGCAATTGTGAACTCAGTACAACGTACGGTAAGCAAAAAAATTCAAGAAAATCCATGGCACACAGAAGGCTCAGATCAAGCTGAGTGGGTGCTCATTGATTATGTCAATGTCGTTGTGCATGTTTTTCAGAAACATATTAGAGAGTATTACGACTTAGAAAGCCTATGGGGCGATGCTAAGACAACCACCATAGAAAGTTCCTATTAA
- a CDS encoding orotate phosphoribosyltransferase, which translates to MKLESRKVNTSKSPEELFHFLTSAENYQQLMPENTKFEAYDSEKFLFGLKGMPEIKLVIKEKIPYSKVVLGSASDKLSFTLTCDIEQMGEESQAQLFFEGDFNAMMAMMIKGPLNKFLETLATGIEKL; encoded by the coding sequence ATGAAACTAGAAAGCCGCAAAGTAAACACCTCAAAATCACCAGAGGAATTATTCCATTTTTTGACATCTGCTGAAAATTATCAGCAATTGATGCCTGAGAACACAAAATTTGAAGCTTACGACAGCGAGAAATTTTTATTCGGTCTTAAAGGCATGCCTGAGATCAAGCTAGTCATCAAAGAAAAAATCCCTTATTCAAAAGTGGTACTGGGCTCAGCGAGCGATAAACTCTCCTTCACCCTTACTTGTGATATTGAACAAATGGGCGAGGAGTCTCAAGCGCAATTGTTTTTTGAAGGTGACTTTAATGCCATGATGGCGATGATGATCAAAGGACCGCTTAATAAGTTTTTAGAGACACTAGCCACTGGTATCGAGAAGCTCTAG
- a CDS encoding response regulator transcription factor: MASKISVGIVDDHKIVRNGLKQLLEMNEDFEVTIEYENGLRFVKEVEELEEKPNVFLLDYSMPMMNGLQVLKELKNQNSSIKCIILTQHDDQGIKIDAYEVGARGFLNKTCDLDELVSTINRVHEHGYDNFEEILKLLRNKTTVESLGSRAREQFTNRELQLIELICNDNEYTYQQIADHMNLSIKSVDACRSQLFQKLDVRSKVGLVLYSFHYKLTHPFLHD; this comes from the coding sequence ATGGCTTCAAAAATCAGCGTAGGAATTGTAGATGATCATAAGATTGTGCGTAACGGCCTCAAGCAATTGCTGGAAATGAATGAGGATTTTGAAGTCACCATAGAATATGAGAATGGGCTGCGTTTTGTCAAAGAAGTGGAAGAACTTGAAGAAAAACCCAATGTCTTTCTACTCGACTATTCCATGCCCATGATGAATGGTCTTCAAGTGCTCAAGGAACTTAAGAACCAAAACAGTTCCATCAAATGCATCATTCTTACCCAGCACGATGATCAGGGAATAAAGATCGATGCCTATGAAGTAGGAGCACGAGGGTTTCTGAACAAGACTTGCGATCTCGATGAGTTGGTAAGCACGATCAATCGTGTTCACGAGCATGGTTACGACAATTTTGAGGAGATCCTGAAGCTGTTGCGCAATAAGACCACAGTAGAAAGCCTAGGGTCAAGAGCGCGCGAGCAATTTACTAATCGCGAGTTGCAGCTTATAGAGCTAATCTGTAACGATAATGAGTACACGTACCAGCAAATAGCAGATCACATGAACCTTTCCATAAAAAGCGTGGACGCCTGCCGTTCCCAACTCTTCCAAAAACTAGACGTGCGCTCCAAAGTCGGACTAGTGCTGTATTCCTTCCATTATAAGTTAACGCATCCATTTCTGCATGATTAA
- the ftsH gene encoding ATP-dependent zinc metalloprotease FtsH: MSQDKTPKGGKRPVMPGGGKPKFNIWWIVVPIVVLFLGYSLFNNTFNAPKKTTYNEFFDFLEDGEIDKVVVVSNKRIARVFLTEEARKLQKHKNARRDNGINNVPLPQYSFEYGDQETFERELKETIQENNLETEYVFDSEDESLWNLLGTILPFVIIIGIWIFLMRRMSGGAGGGAGGQIFNIGKSKAKLFDQKTDIKTTFKDVAGLEGAKEEVQEIVDFLKNPDKYTSLGGKIPKGALLIGSPGTGKTLLAKAVAGEAKVPFFSLSGSDFVEMFVGVGASRVRDLFKQAKEKSPAIIFIDEIDAIGRARGKSNFSGSNDERENTLNQLLTEMDGFGTNTNVIVLAATNRGDILDKALMRAGRFDRQIYVDLPDVREREQIFEVHLRPLKKVDNELDTAFLAKQTPGFSGADIANVCNEAALIAARKGKKAVDKQDFLDAVDRIVGGLEKKNKLITPSEKKTIAYHEAGHATVSWMTEHAAPLIKVTIVPRGQSLGAAWYLPEERQIVRPEQMLDEMCATMGGRAAEKVIFNNISTGALSDLEKVTKQARAMVTIYGLNEVVGNITYYDSSGQQEYSMTKPYSEETAVTIDKEISKIIEAQYQRAIKILEENKDKLTELAELLLEKEVIFKDDLEKIFGKRPFIKEQPIALKSSTRSIPMEPEVIEESEKLEQKEDDKTAE; this comes from the coding sequence ATGTCTCAAGATAAAACTCCAAAAGGTGGAAAGCGACCGGTTATGCCAGGTGGCGGTAAACCTAAATTCAATATATGGTGGATCGTTGTTCCTATTGTAGTCCTATTTCTAGGCTATAGTTTGTTCAACAACACCTTCAATGCCCCTAAAAAAACAACCTATAATGAATTCTTTGACTTTCTTGAGGACGGTGAGATAGACAAGGTTGTTGTCGTAAGCAATAAGCGTATTGCTAGAGTATTTCTTACAGAGGAGGCAAGAAAACTCCAAAAGCATAAGAATGCCAGACGCGATAACGGCATTAACAACGTTCCATTACCGCAATACAGTTTTGAATACGGTGATCAGGAAACTTTTGAACGGGAGCTGAAAGAGACTATTCAAGAAAATAATCTTGAAACTGAGTATGTTTTTGATTCAGAAGATGAAAGTTTATGGAACTTACTGGGAACCATTCTCCCATTTGTGATCATCATAGGAATCTGGATCTTCTTAATGCGCCGCATGAGTGGTGGCGCCGGCGGTGGTGCTGGAGGCCAGATCTTTAATATAGGAAAAAGTAAGGCTAAACTTTTTGATCAAAAGACAGACATCAAGACTACTTTCAAAGATGTCGCTGGTCTCGAAGGCGCTAAAGAAGAGGTCCAAGAAATAGTAGACTTCCTTAAAAATCCTGACAAATACACCTCGTTAGGTGGTAAGATCCCTAAAGGAGCCCTACTGATCGGTTCTCCGGGTACCGGTAAGACACTTCTTGCCAAAGCTGTTGCAGGTGAGGCTAAGGTTCCTTTCTTCTCTCTTAGTGGATCTGATTTTGTGGAAATGTTTGTAGGTGTAGGCGCAAGCCGTGTAAGAGACTTATTCAAACAGGCTAAAGAAAAATCTCCTGCTATAATTTTTATAGATGAAATTGATGCCATAGGTCGCGCTAGAGGTAAATCAAATTTTTCAGGTTCTAATGATGAGCGTGAGAATACGCTGAACCAGCTATTGACCGAAATGGACGGTTTTGGTACAAATACAAATGTTATCGTTCTAGCAGCAACTAACCGAGGAGATATTCTGGATAAAGCGTTGATGCGTGCGGGTCGCTTTGATCGTCAGATTTATGTGGATCTTCCAGATGTAAGGGAAAGAGAACAAATATTTGAGGTGCATCTACGCCCCTTGAAAAAGGTGGATAATGAATTGGATACAGCTTTCCTCGCAAAACAAACTCCTGGTTTCTCAGGGGCTGACATTGCCAATGTCTGTAATGAGGCGGCTCTTATCGCTGCTAGAAAAGGTAAAAAAGCGGTTGATAAACAAGATTTCCTAGATGCGGTAGACCGTATTGTAGGTGGTCTTGAAAAGAAAAACAAGCTTATTACACCATCTGAAAAGAAAACAATTGCTTATCATGAAGCGGGTCATGCCACGGTGAGCTGGATGACAGAGCATGCTGCACCATTGATAAAAGTTACTATAGTGCCTAGGGGACAATCACTAGGTGCTGCATGGTACCTTCCAGAAGAACGCCAGATCGTGAGACCAGAACAAATGCTGGACGAGATGTGTGCAACCATGGGTGGTCGAGCTGCAGAAAAGGTGATATTCAACAACATTTCAACAGGTGCTTTAAGCGATCTAGAAAAAGTAACTAAGCAGGCACGTGCTATGGTAACCATTTATGGTTTGAACGAAGTAGTGGGAAATATTACTTACTATGACTCCAGCGGCCAGCAAGAGTACAGCATGACAAAACCTTACAGTGAAGAAACTGCTGTAACCATAGATAAAGAGATTTCTAAGATCATAGAAGCTCAGTACCAAAGAGCAATCAAGATACTCGAAGAGAATAAGGATAAACTCACTGAACTGGCAGAGCTGCTTCTTGAGAAGGAAGTGATCTTTAAAGACGATCTAGAAAAGATTTTTGGTAAAAGGCCTTTCATAAAAGAGCAACCTATCGCTTTAAAATCTTCTACCCGATCTATTCCCATGGAACCAGAGGTGATTGAAGAGTCTGAAAAGTTAGAGCAAAAAGAAGATGATAAGACTGCAGAGTAG
- a CDS encoding LUD domain-containing protein — protein sequence MSLFKKLFNLSQKPEEKTQEKTPDERSKYMPEQPDLPVDERFIHHFTRLGGRFLYCLNQDEVDHNFKNIIKEHGWENSAAFCPDANLKERFDDLDLDISCNNLEADMLISRCEYIIADTGAILFSSNQVKQFKTFELPDTYVILASTSQIVESIGEGLRGIKIKNQRDIPTNITTLKHFKKNEHSDDKDLMTYGAAHKLVYLLLLEDL from the coding sequence ATGAGTTTATTTAAGAAGTTATTCAATCTTTCTCAAAAGCCAGAAGAAAAAACTCAGGAGAAGACTCCCGACGAGCGCTCTAAGTACATGCCGGAGCAACCTGATCTCCCTGTAGATGAGCGTTTCATACACCATTTTACACGATTGGGAGGTCGCTTCTTATATTGTCTCAATCAAGATGAAGTAGACCATAACTTTAAAAATATTATTAAAGAACACGGCTGGGAAAATTCTGCTGCCTTCTGTCCTGATGCAAATTTGAAAGAAAGATTTGATGACTTAGATCTTGATATTTCATGTAATAACCTTGAGGCAGACATGTTGATATCTCGATGTGAATACATCATCGCAGACACAGGTGCTATACTATTCTCTTCAAATCAAGTGAAGCAATTCAAAACTTTTGAATTGCCAGACACCTATGTTATTTTAGCAAGTACGAGTCAGATAGTGGAATCTATTGGTGAAGGTTTAAGAGGTATTAAAATCAAAAATCAGCGTGATATTCCTACAAATATCACGACACTTAAACATTTCAAAAAAAACGAGCACAGCGACGACAAGGATCTAATGACTTATGGTGCTGCCCACAAACTCGTTTATTTGCTTTTATTAGAAGACTTGTAA
- a CDS encoding phosphatidate cytidylyltransferase has translation MRELLVRSVSGIVYVSLVVLSALYSRDVFIGLFCVFAFICLIELMPMIRLRQWLIYPVLPLAYYFIVWQGVSQNIVLVLLAATILVNIYLIRDLVLVNRIALFNTKKHIIALLYLIGSSLFLALIPDVVPNYQPELLIGIFAIIWVNDSFAYLIGKNFGKHKLMKRISPKKTIEGFAGGLIMAMAGGVGLYFYLHHQGLDQYGIWDWIIIAFVVALFGTVGDLIQSKIKRQAAVKDSGSIMPGHGGIFDRMDSIIFAAPFAYLTFTIINHVS, from the coding sequence ATGCGGGAACTTCTAGTAAGATCCGTTTCAGGAATAGTCTATGTATCATTAGTTGTACTCAGTGCACTTTATTCTCGCGATGTATTCATCGGTTTGTTTTGTGTATTTGCATTTATCTGCTTGATAGAATTGATGCCCATGATACGCTTGAGGCAATGGTTGATTTATCCAGTGCTTCCTCTTGCTTATTATTTTATAGTGTGGCAAGGAGTTTCACAGAACATTGTTCTCGTTTTGCTTGCTGCAACGATTTTGGTCAACATCTATCTAATCAGAGATCTGGTGTTAGTCAATAGAATTGCTCTTTTCAACACTAAGAAACACATCATCGCACTATTGTATTTGATAGGAAGCAGCCTATTCCTTGCCTTGATTCCCGATGTGGTCCCAAACTATCAACCAGAGTTGTTGATTGGAATTTTTGCGATCATCTGGGTCAATGATAGTTTTGCCTACTTAATTGGAAAAAACTTTGGCAAGCATAAACTGATGAAACGCATTTCTCCCAAAAAAACTATCGAGGGTTTTGCCGGAGGTCTTATTATGGCCATGGCTGGCGGTGTAGGTCTTTACTTTTACCTTCATCATCAAGGTCTAGATCAATATGGAATTTGGGACTGGATCATCATTGCATTTGTAGTAGCTTTATTTGGGACCGTCGGTGATTTGATCCAATCAAAAATCAAGCGACAGGCCGCTGTAAAAGATAGCGGTAGCATCATGCCAGGTCATGGAGGAATTTTTGATCGTATGGACAGTATTATCTTTGCAGCACCATTTGCATATTTAACCTTTACTATAATAAACCATGTTTCATAA
- the pyrE gene encoding orotate phosphoribosyltransferase: MVRDKEIASKTAELLLQIKAIKLQPQDPFTWASGLRSPIYCDNRITLSYPPIRNFLREHLADTVEDQWGKPDVIAGVATGAIGIGMLVADYLNLPFIYVRPEPKKHGRQNQIEGHLEKGSSVVVIEDLISTGKSSLNAVEALKNAGAQVKGMAALFSYGFEDTVKRFKDLSFDLYTLSDYEQLITKANQMGYLNEEEARLLSSWRKDPANWNQALIS, encoded by the coding sequence ATGGTTAGAGATAAGGAAATCGCGAGTAAAACCGCGGAATTGTTGTTGCAAATTAAAGCAATAAAACTGCAACCACAAGACCCTTTTACATGGGCAAGTGGTCTTAGGTCACCTATTTACTGTGACAACAGAATAACGCTTTCCTATCCACCTATCAGAAACTTTTTGAGAGAGCACCTTGCAGACACTGTCGAGGATCAATGGGGAAAACCAGACGTAATTGCTGGAGTAGCCACAGGAGCCATAGGTATAGGCATGCTGGTTGCAGACTATCTTAATCTTCCTTTTATCTATGTACGTCCAGAACCTAAAAAACATGGCCGTCAAAATCAAATCGAGGGTCATCTTGAAAAAGGTTCTAGTGTCGTGGTTATAGAAGACCTCATCAGCACTGGTAAAAGCAGTTTAAATGCCGTTGAGGCTCTCAAAAATGCTGGCGCACAAGTAAAAGGAATGGCGGCGCTCTTCAGTTACGGTTTTGAAGATACCGTCAAGAGATTTAAAGACCTAAGCTTTGACCTTTACACACTCAGCGATTACGAGCAACTGATCACTAAAGCTAATCAAATGGGCTATCTCAATGAAGAAGAAGCCCGATTATTATCAAGCTGGAGAAAAGATCCAGCAAACTGGAACCAAGCACTCATTTCATGA
- a CDS encoding acyl-CoA-binding protein yields MQGKELDIAFEEAFQKASQEEQSLVPPDLQLHLYAYYKRAIDEPYVSNRSFESNDLRSAFKMNALIQVQNISRSEAKRRYIEMIEDLYPKPW; encoded by the coding sequence ATGCAGGGAAAAGAACTGGACATAGCATTTGAAGAAGCCTTCCAAAAGGCCTCTCAAGAAGAGCAGAGTCTCGTACCACCTGATCTTCAATTACATCTTTATGCTTATTACAAAAGAGCGATAGACGAGCCTTATGTCAGCAATCGCAGTTTTGAATCCAATGATTTACGCAGCGCATTCAAGATGAACGCCTTGATCCAAGTGCAAAATATTTCTCGTTCAGAAGCCAAGCGGCGCTACATTGAGATGATTGAGGATCTTTATCCTAAACCTTGGTGA
- a CDS encoding phosphatidylserine decarboxylase family protein yields the protein MFHKEGKASILIALVVLAILTVVAATITMPEWLSILLISIGVAFLCIILQFFRNPKRVSVEDDTTVVSPVDGKVVVIEEVHDKEYFDGKRMMISVFMSPINVHATRYPVAGKIAYSKYHPGKYLVAWHPKASEENERTTVVIDHNNGKKVMYRQIAGALAKRIMNYAKEGDTVKQGFESGFIKFGSRVDVYLPTDAKIEVELNQKVKGASSILAKF from the coding sequence ATGTTTCATAAAGAAGGAAAGGCGTCCATACTCATTGCATTAGTCGTTCTGGCAATTCTGACCGTAGTTGCTGCCACGATCACTATGCCGGAGTGGCTATCCATTCTTTTGATAAGCATAGGTGTTGCGTTTCTTTGTATTATTCTTCAATTTTTCAGGAACCCAAAACGAGTTTCAGTTGAGGACGACACTACTGTGGTTTCTCCAGTAGACGGCAAGGTGGTCGTCATTGAAGAAGTTCATGATAAAGAATATTTTGATGGTAAGCGCATGATGATTTCCGTGTTTATGTCACCTATAAATGTGCACGCTACGAGGTATCCTGTAGCCGGTAAAATTGCCTACAGTAAATACCATCCTGGTAAATATTTAGTGGCTTGGCATCCAAAAGCGAGTGAGGAGAATGAACGCACTACCGTGGTCATTGATCACAACAACGGTAAAAAAGTCATGTATCGACAAATCGCTGGCGCACTCGCAAAGCGCATCATGAATTATGCTAAAGAAGGAGATACCGTAAAGCAAGGTTTTGAAAGCGGATTCATTAAATTTGGTTCTCGGGTGGATGTTTATCTTCCTACTGATGCAAAAATTGAAGTCGAACTCAACCAAAAAGTTAAAGGAGCATCCTCTATCCTAGCAAAGTTTTGA